One Aegilops tauschii subsp. strangulata cultivar AL8/78 chromosome 2, Aet v6.0, whole genome shotgun sequence genomic window, gcatagttttcatagcaatatttaagtatgtcaaaaattTCAGATTTGTACAGAGTAATATCgcacttttcaatcaaagaagcaacttcataagcacccttaaaagcgacaaattcttcaatttgttagATATCATAGTAACTCTAAACACCTTTGGCATAAGAAGATatgatttcattatcattaaactcacataggtagggaaggtgttttttagggttttccaagcaacaagtaaaatcataaatttcacatagattccaagcatagcatagcaaacaatttatttgattccataagagtcccCCTTTtgagacaaacggtgacgcacaaaatgagcatgctcatctaatgattttccctcaactaaactagttggggtttcagcacgagcataaatggatcgaagatgatccaaatagaaaactttaagtggatccataaaCCTTCTGCTTTCTGATTTTCAATAAATGCACAATTATACCAAGCAAACGagcaaacaaaccaagtaagacataaaggcaaacaaaaagaaggcaaatatttttgtatttttctgaaaacgttttagaagtgggggagaggaaaacggaaggcaaatggcaaataatgtaatgcaagagatgagagttatggtgggtacttggtaggcttgatgtagaacctccctggcaacggcgccagaaattcttcttgctacttTTTGAGCTTCCGTTGGTTTTtttcttgaagaggaaagggtgatgcggcaaaatagagataagtatttccctcagtcttgagaaccaaggtatcaatccagtaggaggtacaagcaagtctccaatttatgcacctgcacaaacaatcaaacacttgcacccaacgcgataaaggggttatcgatcccttcacggtcacttgcaaggatgagatctgatagagatagatataaaagattactaaaacgtaaaacaaagtaaaaacaaataaattgcagcaaggtgtttttgggttttttggtttatagatttgaaatatatgatggaaaatagacccgggggccataggtttcactagatgaaaaccccatctttttacccttgatggcaacaatacaatacatgccttgctctactttgtcactgggtgaggacaccacaagattgaaccaaaaactaagcacctctcccattgcaagaagaaccaatctagttggccaaaccaaaccgataattccaagagaaatacaaagatatttaatcatgcataaaagagttcagaaagactcaaataatattcatagataatctgatcataaatccacaattcatcggatctcgacaaacacaccacaaaagaatatTACACTGCAATTAGCAAACAGAGTACGACTAGGTTCCAGTGTATTCCAGAGGTGGTATAGTTGGTGACCAATCTACACTAATGTtcagatagaactccaagaacattgaggagaacactgtattgaagatcaaagagagagaaaaagccatctagctactagctatggacccgtaggtctgtggtaaactactcacgcttcatcggaaggtcaataaggttgatgtagaagccctctgtgatcgaatccccctccgatagggtgccggaaaaggccctaagatgggatctcacgagaacagaggcttgtggcggcgaaaaagtattttggtggacgcttctgttggtttgggaatatttgggaaatttataggccaagaattagggttggaggactcccgtgggacccacaagccaggggacgcccccctagggcgcgccctgagggcttgtggtgccctcgggactcttctggccccctctccaagctccgtggatgtcttctggtccaagaagaaatcatcgtaaagttttattccatttggactccgtttgatacacattttctgtaaaactcaaaaacaaggaaaaacagaaactggcactgggctctaggttaatagttagtacaaaaaaaatataaaatagcatattaatgcatataaaacatccaaaacagataatataatagtatggaaaaatcaaaaaatatagatacgttgtagACGTATCACCATCGTCTTCTTGTCGTGCACCCTCGCCACCAGCTCCGTCACCTGGAAGGAGCCTAGCCAGTACCAGACATCGATGTCCATGTTCTTCATTTTGGACACTCGTGTCCCCCACGATCATTGCGGCACACCATGGTACTTCTTCTTAGGCGACGGTAGTGGCATGCCGGTGAAGGAGCGGGAGGGGGCGCCCTGGCGGCCTTGAGTCAGCTGCGCGCCGCATCTTGGATCCGCGCTTCGAAGCGGTGGCAGCGTCCTCCAACGGCTAGATCCTGCCATCGGCGTCGGGCTATTGGAATCATGGGATGAGGTGTGGGGTGGCTGTGGTGGAAGGAGAGAGCGAAATCTATATATGGACTTCAAGGTCAATCAACCCATGCAAGGAAACTCAACGGAATTTGTTTTTTTATGGATTCAAGCAAAGAATGAGAAGTATGGCTTGGCTAGGGAAGCAGTAGTGGTGGCAGAGGTCGAGCTTTGAGATGAGAAGAGGGCTGAGTCGTCTAGCTTTTATTCCAAAATCACGTATCACCGATCAGCCTATTTGAGAGGAGCTGCTTGCCTTGCCTGGTGTGGTGCGGACGAGGAAGAAGGGTGACGCGGGAAGGGATCCCCCCTCCCCCCGAGAAACGGCCCTACTCGAGTAAATATAAGCGGCGGCAACAGCGATGAGTAATTTATTTCCTCCTCTAAAGGTGATAAGGGATCAGCCAGGTGCGGTTTAACCCCTCAAAACCAGATTTTACTCCTTTAACCAGGTTTGAGGGGTCGGCTATAGGTGCTCTTAGCATGTCTTTTTCGGTGTATTGTCCCTTTTTTTTCTCTTAATAATTTGGCTATGTGTGTTCTCGATGTCTTAGAGTACTTTGTTGACATTGTACTAACGTGTATGTCataattgatatatatatatatatatatatatatatacacacacacttTGTGTGAAAACACTAAAAATATGAGTGAAATTTTTAGGCACGAGAAATCTGACGTTTTTCATGTCAATTTGTATTGGTGTAATGATGACAAATTTAGTTTACAAGCACGGTAATTTTCTGACAAAATAAATTAAGACGGATTTATCAGCCAACTAAACTTGCCATCCTCAAAGAATATAATTTGCCGTGGTAAAAAATCTGACATCAGATTTGTAGTGGGGTCCTTAAGCTAttgccttttgattgaaaaaatAAAATCCTACTCAACTATCCACGGCGACCATGGAGTGATCGCGTCTTGAACCACTCCCAACAATGGTGCTGGCTCGACCATTTGACGTCCACGCCACCTCCGGCACAGCCATGAGATGCTGGAACGGATTCGGCGGAGGAGGAATGTCCATCTCCCCTTCCAGCATCTTCACCACGCTGCCCATGGTCGGCCTCGCCTCCGGCACCTGCTGCACGCACCAGAACGCCACCTCGCACATACTCCTCGCCGTCTCCCTGCCCTTCTCCTCGTCCGCGCTGCCGCGGCTATCGACGACTTCCGTGAGGTCGCTGCCCTCGTATTTGGTCCACGCCAGCTTCGGGAACCACCGccggctctccggcgccgtcTCGTCGAAGTTCCTTCTCCGGCCGAGGATCTCGAACAGGAGGATGCCAAAGCTGTACACGTCGCACTTCTCGGTGGCGCCCACCTGCATCCACAGCTCCGGTGCGGCGTACCCAGGGGTGCCGCGCATCCCTGAGACGGCCGCGTGCGTGTCCGCCCGGTTCATCACCTGCGCGAGTCCAAAGCCGGCCACCTTGGGAGCGAGGCCGGCGTCGAGGAGCACGTTGCCGGGCTTGACGTCGTAGTGCACGATCTTCTGCTGGCACTCCTCGTGGAGGTACTGGAGGCCTCTCGCGACGCCGACGGCGATGTCGCGCAGCGTGGGGAAGCcgatggcggcggcggatcgCCGG contains:
- the LOC109759270 gene encoding G-type lectin S-receptor-like serine/threonine-protein kinase At1g34300; this translates as MAIAVGERANLNIWNPRLFCYTFCSIVYDVLVAVAVGMILSFGATVAVVYVVYRHVKKHDVPAVSIIAASVKTAGSTTGTALHAVVPDSQIRDATVEGFLKEIAGDKPIRFTARQLWGFTNNYSARIDAGGSGVVYRGVLPNGLAVAVKRLHAGRHDGSSEERFMAEVSAIWRTHHVNLVGLFGFCFDADVRALVYEHMERGPLDAYLFDRRSAAAIGFPTLRDIAVGVARGLQYLHEECQQKIVHYDVKPGNVLLDAGLAPKVAGFGLAQVMNRADTHAAVSGMRGTPGYAAPELWMQVGATEKCDVYSFGILLFEILGRRRNFDETAPESRRWFPKLAWTKYEGSDLTEVVDSRGSADEEKGRETARSMCEVAFWCVQQVPEARPTMGSVVKMLEGEMDIPPPPNPFQHLMAVPEVAWTSNGRASTIVGSGSRRDHSMVAVDS